A window of the Virgibacillus pantothenticus genome harbors these coding sequences:
- the rbfA gene encoding 30S ribosome-binding factor RbfA, with protein MAELRANRVGEQMKKELGEILTRKIKDPRVGFVTVTDVEVTGDLQQAKVFISVLGNDKQKKDTLLGLAKAKGFIRSEIGKRIRLRKTPELMFEFDEAYEYGNRIESILKDLNK; from the coding sequence ATGGCTGAACTACGTGCCAATCGAGTGGGCGAACAAATGAAAAAGGAACTGGGAGAAATCTTAACTCGAAAAATTAAAGACCCACGAGTTGGGTTTGTTACAGTCACAGATGTAGAAGTTACAGGTGACTTACAGCAAGCAAAAGTATTTATTTCCGTTTTAGGTAATGATAAGCAAAAGAAGGATACGTTACTTGGTCTGGCGAAAGCGAAAGGATTTATCCGTTCAGAAATTGGCAAACGTATTCGATTGCGAAAAACACCTGAATTGATGTTTGAATTTGATGAAGCATATGAATATGGCAATCGAATTGAATCTATTTTAAAAGATTTAAATAAATAA
- a CDS encoding DUF503 domain-containing protein, translating to MILYAEVECILYESHSLKQKRSIIKPVLTKCKQDFNIAMTELDYHDLWQRTKLGIVTISTELAHAEQVMQDVMNVIDSYTELERTITHVERV from the coding sequence ATGATTCTCTACGCTGAAGTAGAATGTATTTTATATGAAAGCCATTCGTTAAAACAGAAGCGCTCCATTATAAAACCTGTTCTAACCAAGTGCAAGCAAGACTTTAATATAGCTATGACGGAACTAGATTACCATGATCTATGGCAGCGAACAAAATTAGGAATCGTTACTATATCAACAGAGTTAGCACATGCAGAGCAAGTAATGCAAGACGTAATGAACGTTATTGATTCATACACGGAACTGGAACGAACCATTACTCATGTAGAACGAGTCTAG
- a CDS encoding bifunctional riboflavin kinase/FAD synthetase, which yields MRTIELTYPHTLILEELPETVAAIGFFDGIHKGHQHVIKTAIKEAKQRKMESAVITFYPHPSVVLRKDKQQVKYITPLREKQEVLQRLGVERLYIITFNSELAALEPQGFIDHFIKGLHIKHLVAGFDFSYGHKGSGNVDTITEHADGAFIFTKVDKVECDGEKISSTRIRKLLASGEIEKANALLGRPLLVDGFVVKGAQRGKQMGYPTANMQTNQDALLPKPGIYAVKIFYKQEKYEGMASLGFNPTFEANLAEPILEVHIFDYNHELYGEELLVEFHSFIREELKFPGMQQLKEQIANDEKQIRRFFSNPS from the coding sequence ATGCGAACAATTGAATTAACATATCCGCACACTCTCATACTAGAAGAACTCCCAGAAACAGTTGCAGCTATTGGGTTTTTTGACGGAATACATAAAGGGCATCAGCATGTCATAAAAACCGCAATTAAAGAAGCAAAGCAAAGAAAGATGGAAAGTGCTGTCATTACGTTTTATCCGCATCCATCTGTTGTCTTACGAAAAGACAAGCAGCAAGTAAAATATATTACTCCATTACGTGAAAAGCAAGAAGTTTTACAACGACTCGGTGTAGAGAGATTATATATTATTACCTTTAATTCAGAGTTGGCCGCTTTGGAACCACAAGGATTTATCGATCATTTTATTAAAGGTCTCCACATAAAGCACCTTGTTGCTGGCTTTGATTTTTCTTATGGTCATAAAGGCAGCGGAAATGTGGATACTATAACTGAACACGCAGATGGAGCATTTATCTTTACAAAGGTAGATAAGGTCGAATGTGATGGGGAAAAAATCAGCTCGACAAGAATTCGCAAGTTACTAGCTTCAGGGGAAATCGAAAAGGCAAATGCATTACTTGGAAGACCTTTACTCGTTGATGGGTTTGTTGTTAAAGGCGCACAGCGTGGAAAACAAATGGGTTATCCTACTGCTAATATGCAGACGAATCAAGATGCTTTACTACCAAAACCGGGTATCTATGCGGTTAAAATCTTTTATAAACAAGAAAAATACGAAGGAATGGCAAGTCTTGGTTTTAACCCAACCTTTGAAGCAAACCTAGCGGAGCCGATCCTTGAAGTGCATATATTTGATTATAATCATGAATTGTATGGAGAAGAATTGTTAGTCGAATTCCATTCCTTTATTCGTGAGGAACTGAAATTTCCTGGCATGCAGCAGTTGAAGGAGCAAATTGCCAATGATGAGAAGCAAATTCGACGCTTCTTTTCTAATCCATCATAA
- the truB gene encoding tRNA pseudouridine(55) synthase TruB: MDGILPLWKPKGLTSHDCVIKIRKMFQTKKVGHTGTLDPDVEGVLPICIGKATKIVPFLTDTKKTYSAKLKLGVATDTEDASGNPIEEKSVEVMPEQQHIEDVMRQFIGEINQIPPMYSAVKVKGKRLYEYARENQYVERPVRRVRIDEIQLLSTPNEQEHSIAFRVVCSKGTYIRTLCVDIGKALGYPAHMLTLVREATGAFSNKNAVTFATIEEAIFKKQEATLLYPIQMGLTHLDVWNVDSETAKKVLYGQKLPNNIQLRTDPFVIMHQNRVLAIYQSHEKQAGYIKPVRVFSR; encoded by the coding sequence ATGGATGGAATATTGCCATTATGGAAACCAAAAGGCCTTACTTCTCATGATTGTGTGATTAAAATCCGCAAAATGTTTCAAACAAAAAAAGTAGGACATACAGGTACATTAGATCCAGATGTGGAGGGGGTTTTACCTATCTGCATTGGAAAAGCAACAAAAATTGTTCCTTTTTTAACCGATACAAAAAAGACATATAGCGCTAAGCTAAAATTGGGAGTCGCGACAGATACGGAGGATGCGTCTGGTAATCCGATTGAGGAAAAATCGGTAGAAGTGATGCCGGAACAACAGCATATTGAAGATGTAATGCGGCAATTTATAGGGGAAATTAATCAAATCCCTCCCATGTACTCAGCAGTTAAAGTAAAAGGGAAAAGGCTATATGAGTATGCTAGAGAAAATCAGTACGTGGAGCGACCAGTCAGGCGAGTTAGGATTGATGAAATACAGCTACTTTCGACTCCGAATGAACAGGAACATTCGATCGCATTTCGGGTTGTTTGTTCAAAAGGAACCTATATTCGTACCTTATGTGTAGACATCGGAAAAGCTCTAGGATACCCTGCGCATATGTTGACATTAGTAAGAGAGGCAACAGGAGCATTTTCCAACAAAAATGCGGTTACATTTGCTACAATAGAAGAGGCCATTTTTAAAAAACAAGAAGCTACGTTATTATATCCAATTCAAATGGGTTTAACCCATCTGGATGTATGGAATGTCGATTCCGAGACAGCTAAAAAGGTGTTATATGGGCAAAAACTACCTAATAATATCCAATTGAGGACAGATCCATTTGTTATCATGCATCAGAATCGTGTTCTAGCCATTTATCAATCTCATGAAAAGCAAGCAGGCTATATAAAGCCAGTCCGTGTATTTAGTAGATAA